Within Ipomoea triloba cultivar NCNSP0323 chromosome 9, ASM357664v1, the genomic segment TTGGATCAGTACACTaaatgcaaggtggacctgatcCATTGCCTACCATAATTTGTCCACTTCACTAATCAATCGTTTAATTTGTATTATGTGGACAtgtagggcaaattattgcatggtggaccaaaaataaaaaatacattatttttatactagaggtatattatttttgtactggtacattatttgacagtatatatcaaataatgtaccttcagtacaaaaataatgtaccttaaaataatgtacatacaatataaaaataatgtatattcagtataaaaataatgtactttttatttttggtctacatatggtccatgcaataatgattggacaTGTAGTGTGCCTATGAATATATAAGTAGACAGACTAGATAGGGCAATTTGTAATCTAAAAGAAGAGGATGAGCGGCGAGGGGAAAGTGGTATGCGTGACCGGTGCTTCCGGCTTCATAGCTTCTTGGCTCGTCAAGCATTTGCTCCACCGTGGTTACACCGTCCACGCCACCGTTCGCAGCCTCAGTCAGTCCTCTCTCTCTTCCAATTCAATTGTGAGTTCACATTTTATTTCTGGAAAATCattgatagatatatataattgatgcaGAGGATCCAAATAAGGTGGCACATCTTCTTTCATTAGATGGTGCCAAGGAAAGACTGCATTTGTTTGAAGCCGACTTACTTGACGAAAACTCTTTTGATCCTGTAATTAATGGGTGTGATGGTGTTTTCCACACAGCATCACCTATTTCTTTTTCACCATCTGCAACTAAGGTTAACCTTTTCCCTTTCTTATGTTAATACCCCTTTCCTCGGTTTAATCTTTGTTGAAGGAAACCCTGTATTTCCCACTTTTCTATACTTATATATCTTCTTTCTGTTTTAAGATGTTTgtccttatatatattttaggcAGAACTAGTGGATCCTGCAGTAAAGGGGACACTAAATGTTCTTGGATCATGTGTGAGAACACCTTCCGTGAAAAGGGTAGTGGTGACGTCCTCAACGGCTTCTGTTATGTACAAACCAAATCTTATAATAAGTCTAACTGGTATAATCGATGAGACTTGGTTTTCTGATAAAGAATTTGCAGAGGAAACAAAGGTGtgtttgtgtttatatatatatatatatatacacatgtatgCATAGTACACCAGTTCAATAGCTAGAACATATTTCTTTGTggattttattatataatggctatgtttggcaaacctagctgaaaaggtagctgaaagctgaaaagtagttgaaagctgaaaagctataatctcgaagctgaaatctgaagagctgttaagctagctgttatgcctaaaagtgtttggtaaaattagctttttgataagctaataaatgtaaaaagactaaaaatgacatctttataaaatttaaatagttttaaatttaaatatgtttgtttacatattaaaatataaaataatgaaatcaatatattttaataaaatatagagtaagaacatatatttgaaaatatataaagtaaaacaaaatgtttataattcatacaaaaattattattcaaacacaaatgtcaaattaaaattacatcaaaatatattgaagagaaaaggccaaaagagttttaattgagaggggtaaaggatgtcatttatttaaaataataaggataaagatgaaaaaaaagttaataagctactagcttatttttgaaaagctacctaaggtagcgtttcaaaataagctcttattttaagccactagcttattttgggagcattaccaaacagagcttatagcttattagtaccttaaaataagctataagcttctaaataagctctgccaaacacaacCAATGTATGTATTTGGTAAGTGATTGAGACTACTTTTCATTTCCTTattgagttaattttattttttgttctacATTTTAATGTTTCAGTCCACTTTtacagattttttatttttaaaatgtttcttttaatttggtcctaatattattgagACAAGGTCATTTTTTGTCGTTCAACAAAactgtttagtttttttttttttttttgaaaaaaaaaaagaagactaaATGTAGACTGACACTTATAAATCTACAAttagaaatggaattaactcattatctTAGTTCACATTAATCTATTTATGATTGGATACAACACATTATTGTTGAGTCATATCCCTAACTTGATTACAAATCAAGCACCTTAGCTTTTTGCTAATTTAagtgaagtttttttttaaaaaaatatctttgTAGCAATGGTATATCTTGTCTAAAGTCCTTGCCGAGGAAGCAGCATGGAAATATGCAGGGGAGAATAGGATTGACATGGTTTCACTGCATCCTGGTCTTGTTATTGGCCCTCTTTTACAACCAATTCTTAATTTTTCAAGTGAGATGATTCTGGGCACCATAAAAGAAGGTAACATCTCCTCAAGAAATGAACattatgatgatgatatgaTAGCATTCTTATTAGAGCCTTAATGGAAGTGACGAATTGAACATTATATTCACAGGAAAGGATTTCATGTCTTTTCCAATCAATTGCTATGTTGATGTTCGAGACGTCGCAAATGCACATATCGAAGCATTTGAGGTACCTTCCGCCAATGGAAGATACTTATTGGTTGGGGAAACAATGCACTCTTCTCAGGTTTTGAAGATTGTTGGCCATCTTTATCCCTCTCTTGCCCTTCCTGAGAAGTAAGATTCAAATCAAGAGTTTGCTTTTtctatactgaatgtacatataGCCCGGCCTTCAAGTGTAGCTAGCTAGAtattaaagtttattttattttggtggcAGATATAAAGGAGACTTGCCTATAGTGCCACCATTCAAAGTATCACAGGACAAGGCGAAAAGCTTGGGTATCAACTACACTTCTTTAGAAGTGAGCCTTAAGGATACTATTGAAAGTTTAAAGGAGAAAAACTTCTTGAGCTTCTAGTTTTTGGATTTATTGTTGTCGAATGTTTGTGATTGTTGATCTCTACAGTGTACTAATAAACAATTAAGACTGAACGCTAAAcatgttttaatataatttcagtCGCTTACTTGTGTTGTGACTTGAGTTTGagttaaatatgtattttacacacaatagaaaaagaaatggaGGAGTAGACTTTATAGATTAAACTGAAAAACCGAATGCAAggaatacaaaaatttatttatatatctagTGCTTGCTACCAGACTTATTACAAAGACTATAAACACCAAGTCAAGGTCAACCTTTCTTGTAACGGAGCTCACAGTGAAACAGAACAACAGAATTGTAAAGGAAAGATATTTtctcattaattattatgtattacaGATAGTGGAGAGGTTTATATACAGAGAGAGATAGATGAGCTAATTGGAGGGAAAAGTTGCTAACGGCCACTAACAACCAAGAGGAATGAGATGATGCCAAGTGGCTTTGATCTATGCATTCTATTCTCCTGAAATCCCTCCGCAAGCTGGATTGTATAGGTCTAACAAGCCAAGCTTGGAGATGTAACCATGAAAGGAACCAGGACAGTGAGTCTTGGTCAATGTATCAGCTAGTTGGTTTTCAGATCCTACATGGAGCAATTTGATGGTGCCTTTGTTCAGCTTCTCCCTCACCAAATGGTAGTCAAGCTCtgcaatggcaatagcagattTGCTGTCACAATATATGACCATTGCCTTAGAATGACTGATATCCAACTCTGCCAGTAGGAATAACAACCACTGAATTTCACATGATGTGGTAGCCAAGGCCCTATATTCAGCTTCTGAAGAGGACTTGGAGACTGTAGGTTGCTTTTTTGATTTCCAGGATATTAAGGCATTCCCTAAAAAATGCAGAATCCAGTAAAAGACTTCCTTGTATCAATGCATGCTCCCCAATCTGAATCAGAGAATGCTTTCAACTGTAGATCAGAGGAAGAAGGGAAGAACAATCCTTGGCTATGAGCAGCTTTTATGTactgttataataataaaagtattattattattatattatttaaaccAAGTAAGATTGCATGTGATGAGCAAGAATGCATGTGGGTATGTACTGGCACATCATTAAGCTTAGTTGTGCACATGGGAGTAACATGAGTGAgtgtgtattatattattaaagcaTGTGTGTGATTAGTGTATAAGAGCTGGCAGCATCAAAATTGTCGGATTTcctttagtataaatagggagTTTGATTCAGATTGTTATGCACCACCCAAATGAAGAAGCTGATGAAATAAAAATTCTCTCCTTTGTTCAGACTTCTCTTCCTCCCTCTAGTTTAATATCCCTTCGTATTTTTCCTCCCTTCTCTCAATTAAATACgtagatatattttattaaatatatcctacatttggtatcagagcctatcaACCTTCCAACCCCGAGATATTTTTTTCCTAGTAAAGTAtggccaataatttcaatattgtgtgGTCGGGTCCTAAAAGTAtggccaataatttcaatattgtgtggtcgggtcctaaattagatgccaataatttcaatattgtgtgGTCGGGTCCTAAATTAGATGGGAAACTCGATTATATTGTGTGGTCGGGTCCTAAATTAGATGGGAAACTCGATTaaaattattggcaaattatgatgaccacacatttgaaagctcaaaatctttggagctttgttgatccGGGTCTACcagaaggagctgatgcagcTGCGACACGGCGAGATCAATTGGCGTTTGGACAAATTCACCAAGGTGTTCATTACTCCATTTTTGGGCAAC encodes:
- the LOC116029170 gene encoding cinnamoyl-CoA reductase 1-like isoform X1 is translated as MSGEGKVVCVTGASGFIASWLVKHLLHRGYTVHATVRSLKDPNKVAHLLSLDGAKERLHLFEADLLDENSFDPVINGCDGVFHTASPISFSPSATKAELVDPAVKGTLNVLGSCVRTPSVKRVVVTSSTASVMYKPNLIISLTGIIDETWFSDKEFAEETKQWYILSKVLAEEAAWKYAGENRIDMVSLHPGLVIGPLLQPILNFSSEMILGTIKEGKDFMSFPINCYVDVRDVANAHIEAFEVPSANGRYLLVGETMHSSQVLKIVGHLYPSLALPEKYKGDLPIVPPFKVSQDKAKSLGINYTSLEVSLKDTIESLKEKNFLSF
- the LOC116029170 gene encoding cinnamoyl-CoA reductase 1-like isoform X2; protein product: MSGEGKVVCVTGASGFIASWLVKHLLHRGYTVHATVRSLKDPNKVAHLLSLDGAKERLHLFEADLLDENSFDPVINGCDGVFHTASPISFSPSATKQWYILSKVLAEEAAWKYAGENRIDMVSLHPGLVIGPLLQPILNFSSEMILGTIKEGKDFMSFPINCYVDVRDVANAHIEAFEVPSANGRYLLVGETMHSSQVLKIVGHLYPSLALPEKYKGDLPIVPPFKVSQDKAKSLGINYTSLEVSLKDTIESLKEKNFLSF